The DNA sequence AAGTCAGTAGCATTTGCAGGAACTTCAAGGGTAAAGCTTAACTCTTGGCCACTTGCTGCTGAAAGGTTAGTTTTAGCTACACCATTTTCTAAGCTATTACCGCTACTTGGTGGTGGAGTTGTGCCGCCATCGCCACAAGCATTTGCTAACGCATCGGATGCGGCTTTCGCTTGTACTAGACCATAACCAGTTTTATCATCTCGTCCAGCTGATTCTAAATCAACGGCAGTTGATTTTAACGCATTACGTACTTGTGTCGCAGTACAGTTAGGATTGTTACTCCATACTAATGCTGCGACACCGGCAACATGAGGCGTAGCCATAGAAGTACCATTATAATAAGCATGGTCTTGGTTCGCACTAACATTTAGGCTGACATTGCTACCTAATTGGCTGGCTAATTGTTGACTTAATGTTCTGTTCACCGATACGGTTGGAACATTTACAGCACTTGTGCCATCTACTAAGAATGGGTTTTGTAACCCGGGTCTTTCGCTATTACTGTATACGATAATACCTGCAGCGCCAGCATCAGCACAGGCTTTAGCAGGATTGATTTCAGGGTAGTTGCTACCTTTTTGATTGTCATTACGTTCTGCTAAACAAATATTTCCTGAAACATTGCTGCTACAGTTGTAGCTGCTACCTGAAATAGTACAGCTTGCTAAAATACCTGAGGCTGTACCGTTGACATCGCTTATAGAGTAACTGCCACCACTTTCAACATACCTACTTTGAGGAACAACTTCATCATTTGCATAAGTGTTTGAGCCGATAGTGATTGAGCCTAATCGTCCGTCTCCTGCAACGGTTGATAAAATCGCTTCACCAGGCGCGGCAATTTCCACTTGGCTAGTATATTGTGAAAATTCAGCGTGTTGACCATTTTGATCAACAGCACCTACTGCCATAACAACGTCATAAGATGCCGGATAAGATAAGGTGGCATTACCATCATTGCCTGAGGCAGCAATTAATAATACGCCGGTATCTGCCGCCGCTTGTAGCGCATTTTTTTCAGTATTTGAAGAGCCTGAGCCACCAAGACTCATGTTAACGACCTTAGCACCATTATTGACACAAGTATCGACCGCATCAGATAAATCACCCGAGTAACCCCAGCCGCTTTCATTAAATACTTTAACAATATGTAAATTAACATTGGTGTTAGGTAAGATACCAACCACGCCTTCACTGTTGTTTACCGCTGCTATGGTACCTGCAACATGAGTACCGTGCGAGCCACCCGCTTGATACCAGTTACCTGTACCTGAGTTATTGGTACCTGTTGCGTTATTCGCATTAAGGTCTGGGTTTGATTGTTGATAGCCTGAGTCGATAATACATACCGTCATATTCGCAGCATCAGTATCTGCTAATAAGTCAGATTGAGTATTACTGATCCCCCAAGGCTCATTTTGTGAGAATAAAAAACGCTGATAATCCGGTTCAATTGATTCAACCGCAGGGTGTCTGCGCATTTGCTCAAGTAGCTTTTCAATGTCTTTAACATGTTTTAGCTCGCCCATTGAAATTACATGGCTACCACTTTTTAATACTTTGACGTGTGCTAAATCTAGACCGACTTTTTTGGCTAAACCAGGTGGTATAAAAGGACCATGCTTCTTATCTTTAAAAGTAATAATTAACTGATCAGTATAGTCATTACGGTTTAATTTTTGTTGCTCACGCCACGTTGCAAAGTCAGCTTGTGCTGATTTCTGTTGTGATACTGCCTTGGCTGCACTTTTTAAATTCGCCGGCGCTGAAAGTACGCTTGTGCTGGTAGCAGCAACAATCGCTATGGTTAGCGTATTTAGCAGGTATTTATTTTGACTCTTCATTTAATGGTGTCTCCATTATGTTTTTAGATGAGAGATAGCTTTTCGCTATTCTTGTTTTTTTGTTAGTGATTGAAGTCACTTCAACCTTATTCATCTTGTAATTTATCTGGACTTACCACTAGTAAATAACAGACGTTTATTCGCGACTTTACGACGAGGAAAGGAAAAATTTAAATTTTATCTATTTATTTAAGTGTTTGATTTTTACGTGTTACTTTTGCTTGTGACGTTTTTGTACGAAAACCTGTCGTGATTTTACTAGGTGCGCTTTGCTAGTTAGGTAGTATCGATAGCACTTGCAGTTAGGACGCACTTCAATGTCATAACAATAATAATATGAAGATGCAGAATGGATGCTGAATTAATTATAAATCTAATAATAAAACATACCCTCGGGTGGAGAGAAGATAGATGAAACTTTCAAAATTTACGAGTTCAATGGTAGCAGTTGCAATTTCAGGTGTATTTAGCGCACAAGCTGCAGACGATAGATACATTATTCAAGTAGACAACAACAGCAAAGGTATTGTTAAAGCACTAGCAAAAAAAGTGGGTGGTGAGCTTAAAGTAGAAGGTAATGGCTTTATTGCTGCTTCATTTAACGGTAAAGATTTATCACAAGTTAAAGGTTTATTAAATAATCCACACGTAAAAGTTGTTGAAGAAGATCAACGTCGTATGCCATTAGCTGCCTATAGTGATGATGCTGGTAACCCGATGACATCACAATTAACGCCTTATGCAGTTTATCAGTCACAAGCCGATCAAGTGAATTTTAATGCGTCAGCGGGTATGAAAGTTTGTGTTATTGATTCAGGTTTAGATCGTTCAAACCCAGATTTTGCTTGGAATAACATTACTGGTGATAATGATTCAGGTACAGGCAACTGGGATGAGCACGGTGGTCCACACGGTACTCATGTTGCTGGTACTATTGGTGCAGCAGATAACAATGTTGGTGTTGTTGGTATGGCACCTGGCGTTGATATGCATATTATTAAAGTATTTAACGCTGACGGTTGGGGCTACTCTTCTGACCTTGCTTATGCTGCGGAAAAATGTAGTGCAGCAGGCGCTAACATTATTAGCATGAGCCTTGGTGGTGGTGGTGCAAACAGCACTGAAGAAAACGCCTTTAAGGCCTTTACTAATGATGGTGGTTTAGTACTAGCTGCAGCAGGTAATGACGGTAACAATGTTCGTTCTTATCCAGCGGGTTACTCTTCAGTTATGATGGTTGGTGCAAATGATGCTGACAACAATATTGCTGATTTCTCACAATTTCCAAGCTGTACAGTAACAGGTGGTAAAGGTAAAAACCGTACTACATCAACTGATGAAACAATTTGTGTTGAAGTAACCGCAGGTGGTGTTGATACTTTATCAACTTACCCAGCAGATATGGCAACCAGTGCTTCAATGTCAGCTGATGGTCAAGCCTTTGCTTCATCTTCAATGGAAAATGCAGGTAATGCATCAGGTAATACTTACTATATGGGTACTGCCGAAGCAACAGACTCTGGCGCTAATGGTAATATTTGTGTTATTGACCGTGGTAACATCTCGTTCCATGACAAAGTACAAAACTGTGAAAACTCAGGCGGTGTAGGCGCTATTATTATCAATAATGAAGCGGGTATGTTATATGCTACGCTTGGTGATACAAACGCAACTAGCATTCCTGCTGTTGGTGCGGCTTTTGAAGATAGAAGCGCACTATTAGCGGCGTCTACTGCAGATATTGCCATTGGTACAAGTGACTACGGCTTTATGAGTGGTACATCAATGGCGACTCCTGCTGTTTCTGGTATTGCTGCGTTAGTATGGTCTAATCACAATGGTTGTACGGGTACTGAAATTCGTGAAGCATTAAAAGCAACGGCTCAAGATGCTGGTAGTGCAGGTCATGATGTTTATTTCGGCCATGGTATTGTTAAAGCAAAAGCTGCAAGTGATTACTTAACAGCAAATGGCTGTGGTGGTGATGTAACTCCACCTCCTACTGGTGGTGATATTACATTGAGCATTTCGACTTCAACGAGTAAGCGTAAGACCAATGTTACTTTATCTTGGACAGATGCAACAACTGCTAACGTTGACATTTACCGTAATGGTTCGCTATTAGGTTCTACAGCTAATGACGGTTCATACACAGAGAGCTTTAGAAAGTCAGGTTCTTACACATACAAAGTATGTGACCAAGGAACAGACAACTGTTCAAATGAGCAATCTGTTTCTTTCTAATTACCTTAGGTAAATAATAATATCCAGCTTGCTTTTAGTAAGCTGGATATTGTCGTTTAAGCGATAAAGTAATTCTGTTGTAGTAAGAAATTACCTTTTTATTAGTTGACATATGCCGTCATATCTCGCTATGTTGCATAGTCTACCTCTAATTAACGATATATTAACAAATGTAATACTGTATATCATTTTTGAGTTGCTTGTCGTTTTGGGCCACTAGTTGTAATAAATATAGGAGAGGTTATGAAATCTTCCGCTTATTTAAGAATAATAAAACCGAGTTTAGTCATCATACTCGCTTTGATGTTGCTGATTGGCTTGGCATCATTGAAATGGAATAATGAAAATACACTAAGTCAGTCATATATTATTTCAGCAAAGGATTACGATGGTCTGAAAAGTAAGTTAGCGCAATTAAAGTTAACCACTAGCCATGAATTAAGCATTATTAATGCGGTTGCTGCAAATTTAACACAAGCGCAATTAGCATTATTAAAGCAATCAATTAATGTGGATGTAACGCCTAATTACAGTGTTGAGTTGGCAGCAAATAATGGCTGGCGTAAGGGGCAACGTC is a window from the Litorilituus sediminis genome containing:
- a CDS encoding S8 family serine peptidase, whose product is MKLSKFTSSMVAVAISGVFSAQAADDRYIIQVDNNSKGIVKALAKKVGGELKVEGNGFIAASFNGKDLSQVKGLLNNPHVKVVEEDQRRMPLAAYSDDAGNPMTSQLTPYAVYQSQADQVNFNASAGMKVCVIDSGLDRSNPDFAWNNITGDNDSGTGNWDEHGGPHGTHVAGTIGAADNNVGVVGMAPGVDMHIIKVFNADGWGYSSDLAYAAEKCSAAGANIISMSLGGGGANSTEENAFKAFTNDGGLVLAAAGNDGNNVRSYPAGYSSVMMVGANDADNNIADFSQFPSCTVTGGKGKNRTTSTDETICVEVTAGGVDTLSTYPADMATSASMSADGQAFASSSMENAGNASGNTYYMGTAEATDSGANGNICVIDRGNISFHDKVQNCENSGGVGAIIINNEAGMLYATLGDTNATSIPAVGAAFEDRSALLAASTADIAIGTSDYGFMSGTSMATPAVSGIAALVWSNHNGCTGTEIREALKATAQDAGSAGHDVYFGHGIVKAKAASDYLTANGCGGDVTPPPTGGDITLSISTSTSKRKTNVTLSWTDATTANVDIYRNGSLLGSTANDGSYTESFRKSGSYTYKVCDQGTDNCSNEQSVSF
- a CDS encoding S8 family serine peptidase; the encoded protein is MKSQNKYLLNTLTIAIVAATSTSVLSAPANLKSAAKAVSQQKSAQADFATWREQQKLNRNDYTDQLIITFKDKKHGPFIPPGLAKKVGLDLAHVKVLKSGSHVISMGELKHVKDIEKLLEQMRRHPAVESIEPDYQRFLFSQNEPWGISNTQSDLLADTDAANMTVCIIDSGYQQSNPDLNANNATGTNNSGTGNWYQAGGSHGTHVAGTIAAVNNSEGVVGILPNTNVNLHIVKVFNESGWGYSGDLSDAVDTCVNNGAKVVNMSLGGSGSSNTEKNALQAAADTGVLLIAASGNDGNATLSYPASYDVVMAVGAVDQNGQHAEFSQYTSQVEIAAPGEAILSTVAGDGRLGSITIGSNTYANDEVVPQSRYVESGGSYSISDVNGTASGILASCTISGSSYNCSSNVSGNICLAERNDNQKGSNYPEINPAKACADAGAAGIIVYSNSERPGLQNPFLVDGTSAVNVPTVSVNRTLSQQLASQLGSNVSLNVSANQDHAYYNGTSMATPHVAGVAALVWSNNPNCTATQVRNALKSTAVDLESAGRDDKTGYGLVQAKAASDALANACGDGGTTPPPSSGNSLENGVAKTNLSAASGQELSFTLEVPANATDLTFDISGGTGDADLYVKFGSAPTSSSYDCRPYKSGNSESCPIASAQAGTYHVKLVAYSSFSGVSLTASYTDNSGGSSGGATGGSANVSDISISRRAWKYYTIDVPAGMSTLDFNISGGTGDADLYIKRGAQPTSSSYDCRPYKSGNTESCSFTNPVADTWHIGIYGYSAVSGLSLDVVYNP